The genomic interval ACTGCCATTGCTCGTCGGTTACAGAATCCCAGTCATACTTGGTCGCCTTCGGGGCGCTCGGGAGGCCCTTGCGGGTACGATAGGTCGACACAGCAGATGAGCCCTCGATACCCAGCATCCGAGCAATCTCAGGATTCGTCATCGACTGCCATTGCTCGTCGGTTACAGAACTCCAGTCATGCTTCGCCCTTACGGGGGGTTTATTCATATTTGGGCACTTTCCTCAAAACCGGTAACCCTATCTTTTTCACGAGGATGTGCCAGATAAGGTCTGAACTAATACAATACAGTCAGGCGAATTGCTTGCCAAAGGGTTCTCTCTATTCGAGTTATCCACCCCTATCCAAGCGAGCGCTGCCAGCCATGGAGAGCGAAGCGAAGGAGTAGCTCCTCTGTAATAATCCAACCCGTTACAGCAACTTCCACCACCCAAAAGTGATTTATTCTGAATCGGTTTCAGTCGCTGCCAGCCATGGAGAGCGAAGCGAAGGCTGGTAATCCCCGGTAGCCGTGAGGCCGCACTGCTTACCCGTCGTGCGCGTAGCGCGCCAGAGGGGAAGCAAAGTAGGCATCCGAACACGGCGTCCAGTCACTGGGAACTGACTGCGAAGCGGTAACGAGCTTGCGATGTTATCGCGTAGCGGTCAGTGACCAGGACGGCCGGGGCACTAATAGGCTGTCAAAGATTGAGTGCAAAAGGGGGACTTGGATGTCCTGTTTTGCATCACGAAATCGAAGACTCGCTTATTCGTTTTCGTTTTTTGCTGCTTCCTCTGCTGCCTTCTTGTTGTTTTTCACGGCTTTTCTAAGCGCCCCTTGCAGAGACCTGATGCTGGCTCTTACTTTCTCGACCTGCTCGTCTGAGACCACCTGTCCTACCTCCAGGGCCTCGGTGATCCGATCCACAGTATAGTGGGCATGATTAACAGCCATCGCGCGACTATGGGCCTTCTCTTTGTCTTTCTGGTCTGTCAGCCAGCCCTCGACCTGGGCGGCCTCTTCATCGGTCAGGTGCTCGCGCACATGGGCTGGGATTGAAGTATTCCCGGTCGGGAACCCAGCGATCATTTTTTGAGTGCTGCGCTTCTTCTCCGGGAGATAGATAGAGCGGAGAAGCTGAACCCTTGAGCCTTTAACCTTGATTTGTATAGTCATACCCTTTTATGAAAATTCGTCATACTCATATAATAAATGACCAGACGTATCCTATCAAGAGTTGTCGTCATTGCATTATCTGGTTGCTGGTCATGCTTCGCTGACCGTCAAGGAAGGCTGAAAGCCGAGGCGGTTAGTCCCCGGTAGTCGCGAGGCGATACTGGATGCCCGGCGTGCGCATAGCGCCAGAGGGAATCCAAAGATCGCATACGAACGTGACGTCAAGTCATCTCGGGAGCCAGCGACGAAGCAGTAACGAGCCTGCGATGTTATTGCGTAGTGCTGGAGACCGGGACGGCCGGGGCAATAATAGGCTGTCGAAGATTGAGTGCAAAAGGGGGACTCGGATGTCCCGTTTTGCATCACGAAATCGAAGACTCGCTTATAAATGGAGCTGTCTATGCCTACATAAATACCATACCATAATAAACCATATCTTCAGCAGGTATGACCAGGCATTCTCATGCAAGGTCCGACGTCATACCTATATAGGTGTGCTTCATATGAAGTAGACCCTATGGCTTATAAATTAACGGGTCACAAGGAGCCATGCCTGTAATAGGTATGGCTATACATATCAGACAATGCCTATCAAGGTATGTCGTCATGCAATAGCCGATCACCAATCATATCCGGTATGGCATTGCCTATGCGTAGGCAAATAGTGTACCAGAAAACCGCCGCAAGACATATCTATAGACGGTATGATCAGTCGTGATTTATATAAATATGTCGTCATGCCTATAAAGGTACGCTATACGAAGAAGTCAATACAAAGTAAGGCATGACTATATAAAAGTATACCCGATTACCCATAAACCTCAGCCATTCTCAAGAAGCGATAAGGCATTGGTGGTGTACGCAACGCAACAAAGAGCAATCGCTCAATCATTTCTGGAAGATTGAAGCGACGATTAAACCGATATTCGAATTCGGCAAGATAACGAGGTACATGTTTTTTTCGTATAGCATGAAAAGTTCCCTGCAAAGAATTCTTGACGTTGCCAAGCATGCGACGATTATCAAGATAGTTGTCCAATTCTCTACGCTGCTTCGTCTCTAATTCCAGCTCCTCTCGAGTCCTGATTCTCCGGGTTCAGCCATACTTCACCGACTGGCGTCCAGTTCCGTGTTTCTCTACTCCAACGCTCTGGGTTTCGTTGCTTTGCAGCTTCGTAGACCGTCTCCCGATTCGCAAGAATCGACAGCTCCACACCACTATGACGTTGGGCGGGTGTCACGAACTGAATCCCGCTGTGACGGTGCTCTTTCGTTATACCAGCGAATGAAATTGTAAACCCAGTCACGCGCAGCATCTAAGCTCTCAAACGGTTTCGACGGAAATGCCGGTGTGTATTTCATTGTCCCAAACAAACTCTCAGAATAGGGGTTGTCGTTGCTCACCGAAGGGCGACTGAATGACGGCACTACACCCAACTTTTGCAGTGTCGCCAGCATGGTTGCACCTTTCATCGGTGATCCATTATCAGAGTGAAGCACCAGCCCACGTTCATGGATACCCTCCGTCAGGCAGGCTTTACGGATCAACAGCGAGGCATTATCAGCTGTCTCATTTTCGTGGATTTCCCACCCGACAATCTTGCGGCTGTAGATGTCCATCACTAGGTAAAGCCTGTAGAACATTCCGGTGATGGTCGTTGCCAAGAATGTGATATCCCAACTCCATACCTGATTCGGGGCTGTAGCCTTGTAAGCCGCTGGCTTGCTCACTCGCCTCGGTGCTTGCACTCTCCCACGGCGATGCAACTGATCTTCCTCCTTCAGTACCCTGTAAAAGCTGGACTCGGAAGCGATATAGGTGTCTTTGTCGGCCAGTGCCGGTACGATCTGTGATGGCGGTAGGCTTTGGTATGCTTCCTCATTACACGTCTCCAGGATCTGCTGTCGCTCCTCCGGTTTCAGTTTGTTCGCGGGCTCTGGGCGTTTAACATCCGGTCGGCCATCGGCATTGACCGCATCACCATCAGTCCAGCGCTTATAGGTGCGCAGACTGATCTCCAGTACCTCGCAGGCTTTTTGCGCTGATGCACCGGCACCTACCGCTTCTTCGATCAATTCAACAGCTCTACGGCGATCTGGGACATTGATCATTCTTCCTCTCCGTCCCCCAGATCGCCTGGGCTTTTTTCTCAGAACCAGTAGGGCTGCGGTTTCAGCTAGCGCTTTCTCTTTGCGGTTAAGATCTCGCTCCAACTCTTTGATCCGCTTCTCATCCACTTTACGGATATCCTTTAACCGCTTGTTCTGATTTCGATCCCAGTCATTCGCTTGTTCACAGGCTTCTCGCCACTCACCGATCTGTTCGGCATACAGTCCACGCTCACGACAGTAAGCGGATAGCTCAGCCTCATTCATTGGTGCAGTCTCAACAACCGCTGTGAACTTATCTGTGGCACTCCATCCGGTGGGAGTGCTGTCTCCATCAGGCATCAATCGCCCTTCAGCACGGGCTGCTTTTCTCCAGTTGTACAGCGTGCCTTCGCAGATCCCTTCCTCCTTGGATATCTCTGGTATCGTTTTATTGTTCGGCGGCAGCATCTTTTTCAGTACCGATTCTTTCCGCTCTTTTGGATAACCCATTTATTGCTCTCTATGCCCACTCTCATTGGTTATTGAAGTCCCATCCTACCGGGTGGACAACTATCCTGACAGAGGGGGCTGATCATAGAAATGGACCCCGATTTTCGGACAGCCGCTTAAGTGTATTCTGCCTCTCTGACTATGCTTCTTCCGGCAGCATGATTTCTCCAAAATATGCCTGATCCGGGGTTTTTCCCAAGCTCTGGTGTTTCCGTTCCGAATTGTAAAACTTCAAGTAGTCGCCAATTCCGGAACGTGCTTCATTCACAGACTCATAGGCCCGCAGATAGACCTCTTCATATTTGACGCTACGCCAAAGCCGCTCAATGAAGACATTGTCCACCCAACGCCCCTTGCCGTCCATACTGATCTTTACCCCTGACGCCTTCAGTACGCTCGTAAATGCCTCACTTGTGAATTGTGCTCCTTGATCTGTGTTGAATATCTCTGGTGCACCATAACGTCTAATAGCTTCCTCCAGTGCATCAACACAAAAGTCACTCTCCATCGTGTTGGAAAGACGCCAGCTCAATACTCTGCGACTATACCAGTCCATAATTGCCACCAGATAAACAAAACCTCTGGCCATCGGAATATAGGTAATGTCACTGCAGTAAACCTGGCCTGGGCGATTGATATCCAACCCCTTCAACAGGTAGGGGTAGATCTTGTGTCCCTTGCCTGGCCGGCTGGTACCCTTCTTGGGATATAAGGCCGTTACCCCCATTTGGCGCATCAACCGCTGTACACGTTTGCGGTTGATATCGTAACCCTCTTCCCATAGCCAATCACGAATCCGGCGGCTGCCATAGAAGGGGCGCTTCAGGTGCATCTCATCAATGCGGTGCATCAGCTTCAGGTCTTCGTCTGACACGCCCTTGGGCTGATAGTAAACAGAAGACCGATTCAGTGACAGCAACTGGCATTGACGGGTTGCAGGCAAAGTATGCTGCCGATCGATCATCCCTTTCCTTTCGGACCGTGAATCCTTTCCAGTCCTTGTTCTAAAAAATCCCGTTCCATAGTTAGCTGACCAATCTTGGCGTGCAGCTCTTTGATCTTGTGCTCACTCTCCTCGGCCTGTTTCTCAGAGCGACCAAATACCTGATCGGCATTGCCCATCAGTTGACGCCTCCACTCGGTGATCTGATTGGGATGAACATCAAACTGTTCAGCCAGTTCTGCCATAGTTTTATCACCCTTCAAGGCTGCGACAGCGAATTATAACTGAATCTGGTGTTTGAGTAGTTGAAAAGGGCGGCGTATCTGGTTGATTTGTTGTTGCGAGACATCAAAACAACCATTGGAGATACGCCACCATGAGTAAGAATAACGTTGTTAAGCTGGCAGGTCGAGATACGATTATCGATCCGCTGACAGAGTTGCTGAGAAGCGGTGCAGAGCAGTTGATCTACCAGGCGGTAGAGGCAGAGTTGCTGGAGCTGTTGGCGGAGCACACCGAGCGACGGACAGAGGATGGCAAGGCGGGTGTGGTGCGTAATGGTCATCTGCCAGCTCGTAAACTGCAGACAGGATTGGGGCCGGTCACGGTCGAGATCCCCAAAGTTCGAGCGAAGACCGGCGAGCCGGTGACGTTCCGATCAGCTCTGGTACCGCCGTATGTACGCAAGACGAAGTCACTGGAAGCGGCGCTGCCGTGGCTCTACCTGAAGGGGATTTCCAGTGGTGAGATGGGTGAGGCCCTGAAAGTGCTGGTGGGTCCGGATGCAACAGGCTTGTCGGCCAGCACGGTATCGCGTCTGAAGCAGGTCTGGGCAGAAGAATATCGGAGCTGGTGTGAGGAGCGCCTGGATAAGGAGCATTGGGTGTATGTGTGGGCAGACGGTGTCTACAGCGGACTGAGAGCAGAGCAGACGAAGCTGTGTGCCCTGGTGGTGATCGGTGTGAATGAGCGTGGTGAGAAGCATTTTCTGGCAATTGAGGATGGTGTGCGGGAGTCCACGCAGAGCTGGCGGGAGGTACTGTTGAAGCTGAAGTCACGCGGACTGAACCCGCCCAAATTGGCGATCGGTGACGGTGCCATGGGCTTCTGGGCTGCGCTGGAGGAAGTATATCCTGAGACGCGCCAGCAGCGCTGCTGGATGCACAAGACCATGAACGTGCTGAACTGCCTGCCAAAGACAGCTCAGCCGAAAGCGAAGCAGGCACTGCATAACATCTGGCAGGCGGAGACTCAGGCCGATGCGGAAAAGGCCTTTGATCTGTTTATCAAAACGTATGAGCCGAAGTATCCGAAGGCTGCCATCTGTCTGCACAAAGACCGAGAGGAACTGATGGCTTTCTATCACTTTCCGGCACAGCACTGGCAGAGCATTCGGACCAGCAATCCGATTGAATCAACCTTCGGGACAATCCGCCATCGAACCAAGCGTTCCAAGGGCTGCCTATCGCGTGACGGCATGCTACACATGATGTTCAAACTCGGCCTGTGTGCCGAGAAGAAGTGGAGACGATTACGGGGTTTCGGTTACCTGGCGAAGGTGATAACCGGAATCAAATTTAAAGATGGTGTTGAGGTAACAGGAGTCGATCAGGTCGCCGCTTGATTCAACTGGTTAAACACCAGATTTGACTATAACTCTGCCACAGCTACCTTGGCCTTGAAGTTTGATGAATGGTTTCTACGTTTTCTTCTCATCTTCTGCTCCTGTCTCTCGGACAATAGTGTTGCAGAAGACACTTAAACTTTCCTTATCCCTGTCCGACTACTGGGGTCCACCACTCATAACCCCTATTTTTTATGAAACAAAACACCTGTTTTTTATTTCATTCAGCCCAAGAAAAACCCGGTCAAGGGGGATTTGACCGGGTTAAAGGGCACTAGGAGTTAGTGTTTTGAAACACTATTGCGGATATTGATTCATCAAAATAATTACTTTTTTAGTTCAATTTGCATAGGTTGTTTAAAATATTCCAAAGCATTAAGAACAAATCTCGAATATACTCCAGCCTCACCGCCACCCATTGAAATAGCTACGTCGATTGTTTCATATATTTCTTCATCTTTAGCACCTGCATCTAAAGCTTGTTTAAGATGCCATTCTATACATGATTCACATTTGGTAACTATTGATACTGTCAATGCAATAAGTTCTTTAGTTTTTGTATCTAATGCGCCATTACTAAATGCTTTCTCTTCTAATTCTAGAAATATTTTATATGTCTTAATATTACTAAGGAATGATAGATGTGATTTTTTTCTATCATTTCTGCTTTGCTCTATTTTTTTAAAGATATATTTTGACATATCATTTATTCTCTTTTGAAACACTATTGCTGATATTGATTCACTGAAATAATGATATTACTATTGATCACTGTAATGTTCAACATCAGGGAATGGGTCATAAAAATGGTGGAGTAATTTACTCCATTCTTTATAGTCATTTGATTGCTTAAATCCTACTGTATGATCTTCAAGCGTTTCCCAGTTTACTAATAATATATATCGATTACCTTTTTCTATACATCTCTTTAGTTGATGTGATACATATCCATTAGATCGTGATATTATTTCTTGTGCTTTTTTAAAAGCACATTCAAAATCTTTTTCTTGAGTCGGCCTAATATTAAGTATTGCAACTTCCAGTATCATATAAATCTACTCTATTTTGAATCACTATTCCTGATATTGATTCAGCTGATTATCTATAAATTTATGAATAAATATGTAACATTACTTCATTAATTGATGTGAAATCAGATATTCTCTTATCATGCACAATAGAATTACCTACTAGAATGAAATTGTAACCTAGATCTTCAGATGCATTTTTATCATATTCAGAATCACCAAAATAGGTATTTGAAGCTACCATATTCTTTAAAGATCGGCTTTCAGCAATCCTCATTATCTCTGCTTTTGAATAATGATCGTTAGATGATGCAATTGGAATATTTTTAAATTCTATTCCTGCAAACCTTAATTTAAGTATAGCACTCTCAAACCAACCACCTGTTGCAATTGATAATACAACGTCTTTTCTACTATGTAAATAATCAATAAATTCAGATGCTCCAGGTACTTCAATAATGCAGTCCTGGCTAATTCTTTTGTTTAATTTAGTTATGTAAATATTTTTGACCTTATTCATTATATCACGATATTCACCAATAACATTTTCTTTCAGTAATATTTCTGAAAGTATGCCGCTATCTGTTATATTCTCATAATTAGACCAGCATTTGTCTGGAGTTATACCAATAACTTCTTTTACCGATTCAATATAGCATTCATTATCTATATCATTTGACTGTACAATCGTTCCATCAACATCAAACATTATGTGGTACATATCTGTTGATCCATTAGCTATACCTGAAACACTATTCCTAATATTGACTCAATGAATCATCTTCTTATATGTATACAATCTGTCATTAGAGACACTAAGTAAGTAAATCCTAATTTAGTATATAATTTTAACGCTTGTTTATTATGTCCAAATACATGCAATCTAACCTCATCTACTCCTTTTCTATTATAGTGCTTTTTAGTCTTTTTTATTAGCTTAGTAGCTATTCCTCTCTCTCTTTGGTTTTTAATTACATACAATCTCTTTATTAGTCCATATTCCTTTTTCTTTAATGGTGCGCTTCCTTTAGATAGCTCTGATACAATGATCCCTATAATATTATTATTATAACATGCCATTAGTATTATATTATTTTTATTACTTATAATTTTCCTTATCTCTTTTTTTGATGGCCCGTTTTGTATGTCTGGTTGAATATATATACTTGGCCATTCCTCATAGTCTTCCTTATGATTCAATAATAATATATTTCTAATGTCATCAACATCTTTAATCCTAGCCTTTCTTATTACTATATCTTTCATTGATTTTCTGAAACACTATTCCTGATATTGATTCATAATTATTTATTACTATACTATGTTAATCCGTAGAGTAATAATCACATATCGCAGCTTCATTCGATTTTACTTTTACATTTTTACCAAATCTAAAGCATCGAATTCCCTCTCCATGCGCTTCAAGATTACATATTCTATACACACACAAAAAACAATTTTTTATTTTTATTCCTTTTTTATGTGCATTATATACATGATCTATGAAAGTATTACCTGCGACTTCAAAACCCATATTAAAATGCAGTGAATTTGGATTGATTACATATTTATATATTAAACAATAATTATATCTAGTACAAAACGTTTTTATATTTAATAAAGTTTCTCTACCCATTATAGATTTTCCGCTATTATATACATAGAAGTAATGGTGTTTAATGTTCTCGCATATACATTCATTTTTAGTTAGATATATTTGTTTTGGCTTGAATCCTGTAAATACTGCATCATTAATTGTTATATTACACTTAGTTATTTTCAATAAGTCTGTATCATCTTTAAGTTTTATCTCAATAATTCGACTTCCTGAGTGTTCTTTTTTTTCAGAAATAAGATGAGTAACGGCGATTTCAATATATATTTTTT from Candidatus Sedimenticola sp. (ex Thyasira tokunagai) carries:
- a CDS encoding IS3 family transposase (programmed frameshift), whose amino-acid sequence is MGYPKERKESVLKKMLPPNNKTIPEISKEEGICEGTLYNWRKAARAEGRLMPDGDSTPTGWSATDKFTAVVETAPMNEAELSAYCRERGLYAEQIGEWREACEQANDWDRNQNKRLKDIRKVDEKRIKELERDLNRKEKALAETAALLVLRKKPRRSGGRRGRMINVPDRRRAVELIEEAVGAGASAQKACEVLEISLRTYKRWTDGDAVNADGRPDVKRPEPANKLKPEERQQILETCNEEAYQSLPPSQIVPALADKDTYIASESSFYRVLKEEDQLHRRGRVQAPRRVSKPAAYKATAPNQVWSWDITFLATTITGMFYRLYLVMDIYSRKIVGWEIHENETADNASLLIRKACLTEGIHERGLVLHSDNGSPMKGATMLATLQKLGVVPSFSRPSVSNDNPYSESLFGTMKYTPAFPSKPFESLDAARDWVYNFIRWYNEEHRHSGIQFVTPAQRHSGVELSILANRETVYEAAKQRNPERWSRETRNWTPVGEVWLNPENQDSRGAGIRDEAA
- a CDS encoding IS256 family transposase, with the protein product MSKNNVVKLAGRDTIIDPLTELLRSGAEQLIYQAVEAELLELLAEHTERRTEDGKAGVVRNGHLPARKLQTGLGPVTVEIPKVRAKTGEPVTFRSALVPPYVRKTKSLEAALPWLYLKGISSGEMGEALKVLVGPDATGLSASTVSRLKQVWAEEYRSWCEERLDKEHWVYVWADGVYSGLRAEQTKLCALVVIGVNERGEKHFLAIEDGVRESTQSWREVLLKLKSRGLNPPKLAIGDGAMGFWAALEEVYPETRQQRCWMHKTMNVLNCLPKTAQPKAKQALHNIWQAETQADAEKAFDLFIKTYEPKYPKAAICLHKDREELMAFYHFPAQHWQSIRTSNPIESTFGTIRHRTKRSKGCLSRDGMLHMMFKLGLCAEKKWRRLRGFGYLAKVITGIKFKDGVEVTGVDQVAA
- a CDS encoding carboxymuconolactone decarboxylase family protein, coding for MSKYIFKKIEQSRNDRKKSHLSFLSNIKTYKIFLELEEKAFSNGALDTKTKELIALTVSIVTKCESCIEWHLKQALDAGAKDEEIYETIDVAISMGGGEAGVYSRFVLNALEYFKQPMQIELKK
- a CDS encoding antibiotic biosynthesis monooxygenase, which translates into the protein MILEVAILNIRPTQEKDFECAFKKAQEIISRSNGYVSHQLKRCIEKGNRYILLVNWETLEDHTVGFKQSNDYKEWSKLLHHFYDPFPDVEHYSDQ
- a CDS encoding HAD hydrolase-like protein, with product MFDVDGTIVQSNDIDNECYIESVKEVIGITPDKCWSNYENITDSGILSEILLKENVIGEYRDIMNKVKNIYITKLNKRISQDCIIEVPGASEFIDYLHSRKDVVLSIATGGWFESAILKLRFAGIEFKNIPIASSNDHYSKAEIMRIAESRSLKNMVASNTYFGDSEYDKNASEDLGYNFILVGNSIVHDKRISDFTSINEVMLHIYS
- a CDS encoding N-acetyltransferase is translated as MKDIVIRKARIKDVDDIRNILLLNHKEDYEEWPSIYIQPDIQNGPSKKEIRKIISNKNNIILMACYNNNIIGIIVSELSKGSAPLKKKEYGLIKRLYVIKNQRERGIATKLIKKTKKHYNRKGVDEVRLHVFGHNKQALKLYTKLGFTYLVSLMTDCIHIRR